From a single Mycosarcoma maydis chromosome 2, whole genome shotgun sequence genomic region:
- a CDS encoding putative RAS GTPase-activating protein sar1 → MISKRLTAASLSHRNTNRYSVTALYSMAAEQDVEVEDDLARAQKRLRELKGRISAQSKKNFVLERDVRYLDSRIALLIANRMALDEQSEVASTLEETDPTAVGTSLDDRKMQQYGNLFFLLQSEPRHIAALCRLVSLAEIDTLLQTVMFTLYGNQYESREEHLLLTMFQSVLSAQFETATEFGSLLRANTPVSRMMTTYTRRGPGQSYLKSVLAERINSLIEHKDLNLEVNPLKVYEQMINQIEEDTGSLPPNLPRGVPAEVAAENADVQAIIAPRLTMLMEIANSFLQTIINSIDEVPYGIRWICKQIRSLTKRKYPDATEFAICSLIGGFFFLRFINPAIVTPQAYMLVDGPPAKHPRRTLTLIAKMLQNLANKPSYAKEQYMMSLNPFVENNKTRMNAFLNALCDVGDFYETLEMDQYMALSKKDLQIQITLNELYNTHSLVAQHLDILAPNDKHHLRILIDELGGSPGQVPRKENRTLDLPLFSRWETPIQDLTTAFMSENNVTQNDILYMETKSIFVQLLRSIPTLAEKRPINLPMIAERAATTKDATLVRKGIKVKEMLRELEELKIVDRRDGYSLMTDEVATELTHLGNMREKVMQEMRSLEAVYKTICEHNNYMRSQLDTYKSYLQNVRMTSGSAKDKSAGGVGVISVGGKEKKLPKTQALGPYRFTHAQMEKDGIIVESNVPENRRANIFFNITSPSPGTFIIALHYKGREKAILEMDLKLDDLLEKQKDDVQLLDLEYVQLNVSKILQLLNKTFTKRR, encoded by the coding sequence ATGATCAGCAAGAGACTCACAGCTGCCAGCCTCAGCCATCGCAACACCAACCGATATTCTGTAACTGCCCTCTACTCGATGGCTGCAGAGCAGGATGTCGAGGTAGAAGACGACTTGGCACGCGCTCAGAAGCGTCTCCGAGAGCTCAAAGGTCGCATTTCGGCACAGTCTAAGAAAAACTTTGTCCTCGAACGAGACGTTCGCTACCTTGACAGCCGTATCGCCCTCCTCATTGCCAACCGCATGGCTTTGGACGAACAGAGCGAAGTCGCGTCCACGCTCGAAGAGACCGATCCAACAGCTGTCGGCACCTCTCTTGATGACCGCAAAATGCAGCAGTACGGCAacctcttcttcctgctCCAATCCGAACCAAGACATATCGCTGCACTCTGCCGTCTCGTCAGCTTAGCAGAGATCGACACGCTGTTACAAACAGTCATGTTTACCCTCTATGGTAACCAGTACGAGAGTCGCGAAGAGCATCTGCTTCTTACCATGTTCCAGTCCGTCCTCTCAGCCCAATTCGAGACGGCTACCGAGTTCGGTTCGCTTCTCCGTGCCAATACACCAGTCTCGCGCATGATGACCACCTACACTCGCCGCGGTCCCGGTCAGTCCTACCTCAAGAGCGTCCTCGCCGAGCGAATCAACAGCCTCATCGAGCACAAGGACCTCAACTTGGAAGTCAATCCTTTGAAGGTCTACGAGCAGATGATCAACCAGATCGAGGAAGACACTGGCAGCCTCCCTCCGAATCTTCCGCGAGGAGTCCCTGCCGAGGTTGCGGCTGAGAATGCCGACGTACAAGCCATCATCGCGCCAAGACTCACCATGCTCATGGAGATCGCCAACAGCTTTCTTCAGACCATCATAaactcgatcgacgaggtaCCGTACGGTATTCGATGGATTTGCAAGCAGATTCGTAGTCTCACCAAACGCAAGTATCCCGACGCTACCGAGTTCGCCATTTGCTCGCTGATCGGaggcttcttcttcctgcGGTTCATCAACCCGGCCATCGTGACTCCACAAGCTTACATGCTTGTCGATGGACCTCCTGCCAAACATCCCCGTCGTACACTCACGCTCATTGCCAAGATGCTACAGAATCTTGCCAACAAGCCGTCGTACGCCAAGGAGCAGTACATGATGTCGCTCAATCCGTTTGTTGAGAACAACAAGACACGTATGAACGCCTTTCTCAACGCTCTCTGTGACGTTGGCGATTTTTACGAGACACTCGAGATGGACCAATACATGGCCTTGTCCAAAAAGGATCTTCAGATCCAGATCACCCTCAACGAGCTGTACAACACACACTCGCTTGTGGCgcagcatctcgacatccttgCTCCTAATGACAAGCACCACCTTCGAATCCTCATTGACGAGCTGGGAGGCTCGCCTGGTCAGGTGCCCCGCAAGGAGAACCGCACGCTCGACCTGCCCCTGTTTTCGCGATGGGAGACACCCATTCAGGACTTGACGACAGCTTTCATGTCCGAGAACAACGTGACCCAGAACGACATCCTGTACATGGAGACCAAGTCGATCTTTGTCCAACTCCTGCGCTCCATTCCCACGCTCGCTGAGAAGCGACCCATCAACCTGCCGATGATCGCCGAGCGCGCTGCTACCACGAAAGATGCAACGTTGGTACGCAAAGGcatcaaggtcaaggagATGCTtcgcgagctcgaagagctcaagatcgtcgaTCGAAGGGACGGCTATAGCCTCATGACCGACGAAGTTGCTACCGAATTGACGCACCTCGGCAACATGCGAGAGAAAGTCATGCAGGAGATGCGCAGCCTTGAAGCGGTTTACAAAACCATTTGCGAACACAACAATTACATGCGCAGCCAGCTCGACACGTACAAGAGCTATCTGCAAAACGTACGAATGACGAGCGGAAGCGCCAAGGACAAGAGCGCCGGTGGTGTCGGTGTCATTTCGGTCGGTGGCAAGGAGAAGAAACTGCCCAAGACGCAGGCATTGGGTCCCTATCGCTTCACGCATGCACAGATGGAAAAGGACGGCATCATTGTCGAGAGCAATGTGCCCGAGAACCGACGTGCTAACATTTTTTTCAACATCACCTCTCCTTCACCCGGTACCTTTATCATTGCTTTGCACTACAAGGGCCGCGAAAAGGCGATCCTTGAGATGGActtgaagctcgacgatctgctcgagaagcaaAAGGACGAtgtgcagctgcttgatTTGGAGTACGTGCAGCTCAACGTCTCCAAGATTCTTCAGTTGCTCAACAAGACTTTCACCAAGCGACGATGA
- a CDS encoding uncharacterized protein (related to SWC4 - component of the Swr1p complex), which translates to MTSNDVRDILSLPERPASQPSSSAQASGSSSRNRKSSGSNNPHPSSAASASRPKPKYDGMTRELFALLGDNAPSLAMTHGLDAEGKPVMGLGGLFKPKFKRRKEKVRQWRWTPFLNSARDDTQIDDDVPEINHGLILHHWAPARSFSTTAADGISAEDADIDTKYQYAAFNTTSGVYSYSNDEYIQHLRDDDWTKEETDYLMELCTAYDLRFVVIHDRYDWAAAQASFLAGSTSAVPQPVKERSMEDLKVRYYAICRRLIRSRISTDDVETRQMLLSTYAFDKQREVERKKAVARLYTRTPEQLAEEEALYVEIRRIEQNEAKYASEREELLRLLGGWESLPSSSPHAVAAAGSGIASLLGAEEDSTAKGRAGSANKKRKLQQIEDNGTPGADDAGSSTGATAAATSRPSANLTSKQRAELRQAQFDEMQCIVRFASNANATTDASAGGIAGPAAVSAASSSTRPPYAYLVGTASTLPAVTSNPANPTSGHGVYLRSSRMLAPRPNLVLRTTQVLSESDPPVGPRLIFPTAKNVEKWENLIGAVTTGLEMRKQLERVNAELRIAKQRIAAALHPNRMADKSEASAEAVESRSAAPTENSIAATTSTHAQITIKTE; encoded by the coding sequence ATGACCTCCAATGACGTGCGCGACATCCTGTCGCTCCCCGAACGGCCGGCGTCGCAACCTTCCTCATCAGCACAGGCATCCGGCTCTTCATCAAGAAACCGCAAATCATCTGGCTCGAACAATCCACATCCGtcctcagcagcatctgcatcacGGCCCAAGCCTAAATACGATGGCATGACGAGAGAACTATTCGCGCTTCTCGGCGACAACGCACCGTCGCTCGCAATGACACACGGCCTGGATGCTGAAGGCAAACCTGTCATGGGGCTAGGGGGGCTGTTCAAGCCCAAATTCAAACGCAGGAAGGAGAAGGTGAGGCAATGGCGGTGGACGCCATTCCTAAACTCGGCTCGCGACGACACGCAaatcgacgacgatgtgcCTGAAATCAACCATGGACTTATCCTGCACCACTGGGCacctgctcgctcgttctcaacaacagcagcggaTGGAATATCCGCTGAAGATGCAGATATCGACACGAAGTACCAATATGCCGCGTTCAACACCACCTCGGGCGTCTATAGCTACTCGAACGACGAATACATCCAACATCTGCGGGACGACGATTGGACTAAAGAAGAGACGGACTACCTGATGGAGCTTTGTACCGCCTATGACctgcgcttcgtcgtcattcACGACCGATACGACTGGGCAGCTGCACAAGCGTCCTTCCTGGCTGGTTCCACCTCGGCCGTACCTCAGCCGGTGAAAGAGAGAAGCATGGAGGATCTCAAAGTTCGCTACTATGCTATATGCCGACGTCTCATCCGCTCTCGTATCTCGACCGACGATGTGGAAACACGACAGATGCTCTTGAGCACGTACGCATTCGACAAGCAACGCGAGGTGGAACGCAAGAAGGCGGTGGCGCGGTTGTACACGCGCACGCCGGAACAGTTggcggaagaagaagcgctgtATGTCGAAATTCGCCGTATAGAGCAGAATGAAGCCAAGTACGCATCCGAGCGTGAAGAGCTGCTACGGTTGTTGGGTGGATGGGAAAGTCTGCCCAGCTCGAGTCCGCATGCTGTCGCCGCAGCGGGCTCGGGCATCGCGAGCCTGTTGGGGGCGGAAGAAGATTCTACGGCGAAAGGTCGTGCTGGTAGTGCCAACAAGAAACGAAAAttgcagcagatcgaagaTAACGGCACACCGGGCGCGGACGATGCGGGTAGTTCGACGGGTGCtactgcagcagcgacgagcaggccTTCGGCCAACctgacgagcaagcaacGTGCCGAGTTGCGACAGGCGCAGttcgacgagatgcagtGCATTGTTCGTTTCGCTTCCAACGCGAATGCCACCACGGATGCATCTGCTGGCGGCATAGCCGGCCCAGCTGCTGTCAGTGCTGCAAGTAGTTCCACGCGCCCTCCCTATGCATACCTTGTCGGGACCGCCTCGACCCTACCTGCAGTTACGTCGAACCCAGCCAACCCCACGTCTGGTCATGGTGTCTACTTGCGTTCATCCCGCATGCTTGCGCCTCGACCCAATTTGGTACTCAGAACAACCCAAGTGCTGTCCGAGTCGGATCCACCCGTCGGTCCACGTCTGATTTTCCCAACAGCCAAAAACGTCGAGAAGTGGGAGAACCTCATTGGAGCTGTAACGACTGGCTTGGAGATGAGGAAACAGCTAGAAAGGGTCAACGCCGAGTTAAGGATTGCAAAGCAGAGgatcgcagctgcactACATCCCAATCGCATGGCAGATAagagcgaagcgagcgcagAGGCTGTCGAGAGTCGCTCGGCAGCTCCAACCGAAAACTCGATCGCCGCAACCACTAGCACACACGCTCAGATTACAATCAAGACCGAGTAG
- a CDS encoding uncharacterized protein (related to Stress-activated map kinase interacting protein 1) — MSLLVDPDHLIHSLRLAYLKRIDDHYGPKIITFPSFAAGKQDASTPIATQTDAPPSLSASSSSTSFFASSSTAARRDDVLIRAVPSLAHFKPFGSDTHVVVAGLTDSSIHPELATVYSPVPTAGESGLFGGPGRKGGRGSHNSDADALDGRFDAADVSNRSGGLAYTQTIYGPGRSGALGMRVNGRRASKRVSISATHSPAPATVEKNAETECQAQQSTDQSTTDTSTGSADRQAVGEALTHESPEILSCSPGRKKEEKSMEPYTDPTSDPSTGIVMGKRVNFAVPDDLPDLGSARLSLEAERSSDSQSISPRPQGPSTIQHGSIYAESLTESNTALSSLGSAGSLPDGSLGLTMINSAITGGPHSPHSSASQSRDNVLTARSSPVMSRPALPSRADMAELPVPPRMVISTTDDSDENSDMNKSAYDHSSRTKRRNSRRISQLHPSRLTSQSDYFSSIRVSRSQLETQHANRPKGSMLSSMLEKQDSGPENPFAAFYAGIAGRAATVPSMTVEIYFPWAESRQPPPSSPLASGAISVHPKTKSMKLNIRKDATMEEVIGYGLYCYVEERWKPELDSAASSLSSSEREAKTTTIGWTLMIVEDGEVDDDFPAIDQSLVLGKFGGDEFAICQATPNQVRQHRDAYTNIARRTVRAPTTSKTGNKMGGAGESVAAGTGTVDASQSTLVGGAKSGAKAISANPSLANRLGVAGAGAGAGAGAGAQVTAGSLVNIQGTPIFASGALSRSALGSSSQSIFLRVLVTPNPEVRYKTTLQVPSDMYLADVLEMICRKRHLSNVDDWALIVPDKSIVVPLDRTVESLQGNHDLALVRRSSLGALGGAGALSSSSTNPNASIFKRYSADPNTALGQPKYTKALDIAAAYKSYTVYRKSPVFGGRHNERSLTLDGDWLHIMPTDMKTFGKAASFHVSSVVACKLSSKLVNGFKLVVWRESPRDTKRYDFEADSARIAAEIVREINLLRSQNS; from the coding sequence ATGTCGCTCCTTGTGGACCCCGACCATCTCATCCACTCCCTGCGGCTGGCATACTTGAAGCGTATAGATGATCATTATGGGCCGAAGATCATCACCTTCCCCTCGTTTGCCGCGGGAAAGCAAGACGCTTCGACGCCAATAGCAACTCAAACAGACGCACCGCCATCTCTGTCAgcctcgtcatcttcaACTTCTTTCTTTGCGTCCTCATCAACGGCTGCACGTAGAGATGACGTTTTGATTCGTGCTGTTCCATCGCTCGCACACTTCAAACCTTTTGGCTCAGACACACACGTTGTAGTTGCCGGTTTGACCGATTCTTCCATTCATCCGGAACTTGCCACCGTATATTCTCCTGTGCCTACCGCTGGGGAGTCTGGTTTATTCGGAGGTCCTGGGCGCAAAGGCGGGAGAGGTAGCCATAATTCAGATGCTGATGCGCTGGACGGAAGATTTGATGCTGCCGACGTGAGCAACAGGTCCGGCGGCCTTGCGTACACTCAGACCATCTATGGTCCCGGTCGAAGCGGCGCTCTCGGTATGAGAGTCAATGGTCGCAGAGCGAGTAAGCGTGTCAGTATCAGTGCCACACATTCACCCGCGCCAGCAACAGTCGAGAAGAATGCGGAAACAGAATGTCAGGCACAGCAATCGACAGACCAGTCAACGACCGATACCTCGACTGGCTCGGCAGACAGACAAGCAGTAGGCGAGGCCCTCACTCACGAATCCCCAGAGATTTTGTCATGTTCGCCTGGCCGGAAGAAGGAAGAGAAGTCTATGGAGCCGTACACCGATCCGACTAGCGACCCGAGCACCGGAATCGTGATGGGCAAGCGTGTCAACTTTGCTGTACCCGATGATCTTCCTGATTTGGGGAGCGCTCGTTTGTCTTTGGAAGCTGAACGTTCGTCGGATAGCCAGTCGATCTCTCCTCGGCCTCAAGGTCCATCTACGATCCAACACGGCTCTATATACGCAGAGAGCTTAACTGAGTCCAACACGGCATTGTCGAGTCTGGGTTCGGCTGGCTCTCTTCCCGATGGCAGTCTAGGCTTGACCATGATCAATTCTGCCATCACTGGTGGGCCCCATTCACCACACTCATCAgcgagccaaagtcgagaCAATGTTCTCACggctcgctcttctcctgTCATGTCTCGACCGGCCCTGCCGTCTCGCGCTGACATGGCTGAGCTTCCTGTACCACCGAGAATGGTCATTTCCACGACtgacgacagcgacgagaaCAGCGACATGAATAAATCGGCCTACGACCATAGCAGCAGAACGAAGCGACGCAACAGTCGTCGGATAAGTCAGCTTCACCCATCTCGTCTCACCAGTCAGTCTGACTACTTTTCATCGATTCGGGTCAGCCGAAGTCAGCTGGAAACACAGCATGCGAATCGACCCAAAGGATCCAtgctcagctcgatgctcgaaaagcaagATTCAGGGCCCGAGAATCCTTTTGCTGCGTTCTATGCCGGCATTGCTGGTCGTGCAGCCACTGTACCGAGCATGACAGTCGAAATCTACTTTCCGTGGGCTGAGAGCAGGCAGCCACCGCCTTCATCACCGCTGGCCAGCGGGGCAATCTCGGTGCATCCCAAGACCAAGAGTATGAAGCTCAATATCCGCAAGGATGCCACAATGGAAGAAGTGATCGGGTATGGCCTGTACTGCTACGTGGAGGAGAGGTGGAAGCCCGAGCTGGATTCCGCAGCTTCGTCTCTCTCTAGCAGCGAACGCGAGGCGAAGACAACGACTATCGGTTGGACATTGATGATTGTCGAAGATGGCGAAGTGGACGACGATTTTCCTGCCATCGATCAAAGCCTCGTATTGGGCAAATTTGGAGGTGACGAATTTGCCATTTGCCAAGCTACGCCGAACCAGGTACGACAACATCGAGATGCGTATACGAACATCGCAAGGAGGACGGTTCGCGCACCTACTACGTCGAAGACGGGCAACAAGATGGGAGGTGCGGGCGAATCGGTCGCCGCTGGCACAGGCACGGTTGATGCGTCGCAGAGCACACTTGTTGGTGGAGCCAAGAGCGGCGCGAAGGCTATCTCAGCCAATCCTTCTCTGGCGAATCGGCTGggcgttgctggtgctggtgctggtgctggtgccgGTGCCGGTGCCCAGGTGACcgctggctcgctcgtcaacaTTCAAGGCACGCCGATCTTTGCTTCCGGTGCACTCTCACGTAGCGCACTGggctcgtcgtcgcagTCAATCTTCCTCCGAGTGCTGGTGACGCCGAATCCTGAGGTACGATACAAGACGACGCTTCAAGTGCCGTCTGACATGTATTTGGCAGATGTGCTCGAGATGATCTGTAGGAAGCGGCACTTGTCGAACGTGGACGATTGGGCGCTGATTGTGCCAGACAagagcatcgtcgtccCGCTTGATCGCACCGTGGAATCTCTGCAAGGAAATCACGATCTTGCGCTCGTACGGCGCTCTAGTCTGGGAGCTTTgggaggagcaggagctctcagcagctcgtcgacgaacCCGAACGCCTCGATCTTCAAACGTTACTCGGCAGATCCCAACACGGCTTTAGGACAGCCCAAATACACGAAAGCACTTGacattgctgctgcgtaCAAGTCATACACGGTGTACCGCAAATCGCCCGTGTTTGGCGGACGACACAACGAGCGCAGCTTGACTCTGGATGGAGACTGGTTGCACATCATGCCCACAGACATGAAGACGTTTGGTAAAGCTGCCTCTTTCCACGTTTCCAGCGTGGTGGCGTGCAAGCTATCGAGTAAGCTGGTGAATGGGTTCAAGTTGGTTGTATGGAGGGAGAGTCCTAGGGACACCAAGAGGTACGACTTTGAGGCTGACTCGGCAAGGATCGCGGCCGAAATCGTGCGCGAGATCAACCTGCTGAGGAGCCAGAACTCATGA
- a CDS encoding putative n-acetyl-gamma-glutamyl-phosphate reductase, which produces MGVLAAQRSSARGLARATVAAQRWLSTASAARVATASSAASTQVECSKPRAAATPAVRSYSSAAARENAYDRETITRLLYSLASRKEVERYLRIFSAADKFAVIKVGGAILTHQLEELALSLSFLHRIGLYPIVLHGAGPQLNELLEKEGVEPDYIDGIRITDAKTLKVARRIFLEENMRLVEKLESLGSRARPIPIGTFTAEYLDKDKYGLVGKINKVDKEPIESAIRAGCLPILTSLAVTNDGQILNVNADVAASELSKTLEPLKIVYLNEKGGLYHGKTKELMEVINLDEEYADLMKEEWVKYGTKLKLREMKELLDHLPRSSSVAIISVDQLQKELFTDSGAGTLIRRGYKLYRKNSIEEVGAERIRQVLKENDDEIKDGRKSVAEFFSEISQHPYTVYGDEPFDCVAFVSQPEGEVAILQKLVTTRNGVLNGVNDNIWKQIRRDHKRLVWTSRADDDQRAWHYERADGSFTRNGRSLFYYGIHDVAEVESIVRNLEEKSRIERAYLPLKPAKPSSPSGTRAYSTMSRPGLTSWRMMAGSRRGYATAVERSARIPASTTEKKRVALIGARGYTGQSLIALLNNHPHIQLSHVSSRELAGMPLKEYTKAHVNYTNIGVEDLKKLERGEGPGAPPDAYIMALPNGVCKPFVEAVQEGGKNKRNGHGVIVDLSADYRFQDEWTYGLPEIYGRRQVRGSKLISNPGCYATNNQALIAPLLPVLDRSAGPTVFGVSGYSGAGTKASETPTGERKTVPKISADDLAGGIRAYALTDHIHEREATYHLSRLSADAVKVAFIPHVAPWFQGIISTVSAPLNQKMSSKQIKQLYADFFANEPLVKIQDQVPEIKDIQLQHGIKLGGFQVHSDAKRVVVVGVIDNLLKGAATQCLQNLNIALGYDETAGIPHLQ; this is translated from the exons ATGGGTGTGCTTGCAGCCCAGCGATCGTCCGCTCGCGGTCTGGCTCGTGCTAccgtcgctgctcagcgATGGTTGAGCACCGCTTCGGCTGCCCGCGTCGCTACCGCCTCGTCCGCCGCTTCCACTCAAGTCGAGTGCTCCAAGcctcgtgctgctgccacgCCAGCCGTTCGATCCTACTCGAGCGCCGCTGCCCGTGAGAACGCCTACGACAGGGAGACGATCACCAGGCTATTGtactcgctcgcctcgcgcAAGGAGGTCGAGAGGTATCTGCGCATCTTCTCGGCTGCCGACAAGTTCGCCGTCATCAAGGTCGGTGGTGCCATCCTCACGCACCAGCTTGAGGAGCTTGCACTCAGCCTCTCGTTCCTTCACCGCATCGGTCTGTACCCCATCGTCCTGCACGGTGCTGGCCCGCAGCTCAACGAACTGTTGGAAAAGGAGGGCGTCGAGCCAGACTACATTGACGGTATCCGAATCACCGATGCCAAGACGCTGAAAGTGGCTCGTCGAATCTTCCTCGAGGAGAACATGCGTCTCGTTGAAaagctcgagtcgctcggAAGCCGTGCTCGCCCGATCCCCATCGGCACCTTCACCGCCGAATACctcgacaaggacaagtACGGTCTTGTTGGAAAGATCAACAAGGTGGACAAGGAGCCCATCGAGAGCGCAATTCGAGCGGGCTGCCTGCCCATcctcacctcgctcgccgtCACCAACGATGGACAGATCCTCAACGTCAACGCCGATGTGGCTGCCTCGGAGCTctccaagacgctcgagccgCTCAAGATCGTCTACCTGAACGAGAAGGGTGGTCTGTACCACGGCAAGACCAAGGAACTCATGGAGGTCATCAACCTCGACGAGGAGTACGCCGACCTGATGAAGGAGGAGTGGGTCAAGTACGGtaccaagctcaagctgcgtGAGATGaaggagctgctcgaccacCTTCCACGATCTTCGTCGGTAGCCATCATCTCGGTTGACCAGCTGCAGAAGGAGCTCTTTACGGACAGCGGTGCTGGTACGCTCATCCGACGTGGCTACAAGTTGTACCGCAAGAACAGCATCGAGGAGGTGGGTGCCGAGCGTATCCGTCAGGTCCTCAAGgagaacgacgacgagatcaaggaTGGTCGCAAGTCGGTGGCCGAATTCTTCTCCGAGATCTCGCAGCACCCTTACACGGTGTACGGTGACGAGCCGTTTGACTGTGTCGCCTTCGTTTCGCAGCCCGAAGGCGAAGTCGCGATCCTGCAGAAGCTCGTCACGACGCGCAACGGTGTTCTGAACGGCGTCAACGACAACATCTGGAAGCAGATCCGCAGGGACCACAAGCGTCTTGTTTGGACGTCGCGTGCTGACGATGACCAGCGAGCGTGGCACTATGAACGTGCCGACGGCTCGTTCACGCGCAACGGCCGCTCGCTCTTCTACTACGGCATCCACGACGttgccgaggtggagagCATCGTGCGCAACCTCGAGGAGAAGAGCCGTATCGAACGCGCTTATCTGCCGCTCAAGCCTGCCAAGCCGTCGTCGCCGAGTGGTACGCGTGCCTACTCGACCATGTCGCGACCCGGCCTCACGTCTTGGCGCATGATGGCCGGCTCTCGTCGCGGTTACGCGACCGCAGTCGAACGAAGCGCGCGAATTCCGGCGTCGACTACTGAGAAGAAGCGTGTTGCTCTGATCGGCGCTCGTGGCTACACAGGTCAGTCGCTCAtcgcgctgctcaacaaccACCCGCACATTCAACTCTCGCACGTGTCGTCGCGCGAGTTGGCAGGTATGCCGCTCAAAGAATACACAAAGGCACACGTCAACTACACCAACATTGGCGTCGAAGAtctcaagaagctcgagcgcggCGAGGGACCCGGTGCGCCTCCGGATGCCTACATCATGGCTCTGCCCAATGGCGTCTGCAAGCCGTTCGTAGAGGCGGTTCAGGAGGGCGGCAAGAACAAGCGCAACGGTCACGGTGTCATTGTCGATCTTTCCGCCGACTATCGCTTCCAAGACGAGTGGACCTACGGTTTGCCAG AGATCTATGGACGTAGGCAGGTTCGTGGGTCCAAGTTGATCTCGAATCCGGGGTGTTATGCGACGAACAACCAGGCGTTGATTGCGCCGTTGCTGCCGGTGTTGGATCGTTCGGCTGGGCCTACGGTGTTTGGGGTATCTGGGTACTCGGGAGCGGGCACTAAGGCGTCCGAGACGCCTACGGGCGAGAGAAAGACGGTTCCTAAGATCAGTGCTGACGATCTTGCTGGTGGAATTCGAGCTTATGCGCTTACCGATCACATCCACGAGCGCGAAGCCACCTACCACCTCTCTCGGCTATCGGCGGATGCTGTCAAAGTCGCGTTTATCCCGCACGTCGCACCGTGGTTCCAAGgcatcatctcgaccgtctCGGCGCCTTTGAACCAGAAAATGTCGTCCAAGCAGATCAAACAACTCTACGCTGACTTCTTCGCCAACGAACCTCTCGTGAAAATCCAGGACCAAGTCCCCGAAATCAAGGACATCCAACTCCAACACGGCATCAAACTCGGTGGTTTCCAGGTCCACAGCGACGCCAAacgagtcgtcgtcgtagGCGTCATCGATAACCTCCTCAAAGGCGCCGCTACCCAGTGTCTGCAGAACCTCAACATCGCCCTTGGCTACGACGAGACTGCTGGCATCCCCCACTTGCAGTAG